The genome window TGTTCTCctgtgatttgaccagctgagtgtcaggtgacaccatcagccagcttaaGTCATGCTCAGACCGggcagttcacaccaatgcaactttTGTCTGCAACGTTCTAAGATGGTTTCATctcgttgtgaatctttggtctgaactgggcttgaAATTTGTGATGTAATAAATCTTGAAAGTCTGAATTCATGTTTTTGAGGCTGTCGTTGGTACACTGCAGGTCCAAGGAGAAAATGCTCAGCCTGCTCACTTTGCTTATGATATGTCTTGTAGCACATAAAAACACCATAAAGACGTGCTCACAaggttaaaaaatgatttccagtGGAGAGGTCAGCTCCTCTGACTCATTAATCTCAAGTCCACTTTGCTCAAATAAAAACCCTCCTTTCTCTGTATGACCCGTCCCCTCTGTCTGACTGATCCTCATtaatcctcacttcctccctctcccactcctcctgcAGACCGTCTGAACCTGCCCAGTATCCTGGTGTTGAATAGCTGTGGGATCAGCAGGGCAGGAGACCAGGCTGAGATCGCTGCGTTCTGTGCCCATGTCATGGAGCTGGACCTGTCTCACAACAAGCTGCAGGACTGGCATGAGGTGCCGTCTCTGGGTTCATTAACAGTAGTTCATTTCCATTGCTGGTCATATTCTATATTTCAGTTAACAAATTCTGTCTCAAACAGTGAAATCAGTCTGTAATGTTTGGTTTCAAAGTGAAATCACGTCACTGTCTCATTTTCAGATCAGTAAAATCGTGTCCAACATCCCCAACCTGGAGTTCCTGAACCTGAGCTCCAACCCGCTGGCAGGAATGACCCTGGGGCCGCGCTGTGCTGAAGGCTTTTCCCGGGTCCGACGCCTCGTCCTGAACAACACTCAGGTGTCCTGGGACACCGTGCTGCAGCTCACCAGAGAGATAACCGAGTAAGCAGCTTCAAACTGTTGCAACAGCACTCTTAATAACAGTCGTGCCTTTTCTTTACCTTTATTTGTCCAGCTTTGTTTCCTTGTTCTTTgctgttgtgtctttttctctgcGTAAGCACTGGAGTCAAATTACTTGTATGTGTGCACGTACTTtgaaattaaagggacagttcaccacaaagtCAAAACTACATATTTGTCCTGTTACCtgtctacattgttttggtgtgagttgcagagtgttggagatatcagctgtagagttgtctgccttctctctaatataatgaaactgctcacaacaaggtctgtggattttcctgagtaaccaggtcatgatttctggaaagagacattgatgttgagtttttaaaatgtattttttggggaCTCTGAGCTCCACAAGCCGAgcgtcatctagttccattatactggagagaagacagacatctctacagctgatatctccagcactctgcagctcacaccaaaaaaatgtagataaacagcactacaggtgagaggggaaatatgtgtttttgatttgggggtgaactgtcccagATGATGGGCAGATGATCTAATAAATATAATATCAGCCTCACAGTCTTGTTCTCCTGTCGTCCGGCAGGCTGGAGGAGTTGTTCCTGTGCCTTAACGAGTACAGTGATGTGAGTGCCTCCAGTGTGACCTGCCCCACCTTACGCCTGCTTCACATCACCGACAACAGCCTCCAGGACTGGGCCGAAGTCCGCAAGTTTGGCACCATGTTCCCCAGCCTGGACACTCTGGTCATGGCCAACAACAACCTGGCCTCCATTCAGGACAGCAAGGAGATCCTGCAGCGGCTCTTCCCCAACCTACGCAGCATCAACCTGCACAACTCAGGTCAGCTGAGGgttgaactgtgtgtgtgtgacacatcaagtGTCCCCTGATGAGGTTTAACTCTAGTATAAAGCACTGGATTGCGTCAGGTTTTCAGTTGACAGGATTTATCTGAGTCGGTCCAGTACGACAGTGTCAGCGTCGTATGCAGTGACTTCATAACAGCTGATATAATTAGCACGAGCCAGCATGTCACTGTATCCTAAAAGCTTTGTGTTATTTGTAGAGTGTTGCAGCAGATTCTTCTCCACGTCAGCTTTTATCTCAGGAATTGTTTCTATATCGGGGAGTATCAGTGGTGAATCTATTTTTAGACTTCTGTTGAGAGTAGAGACAAAAACAATATCCAAAGACGTGTTCAAACTGACTTCAGTGGATCAGTTTGTCATGCCTCCTTTCTGCGGCACAGAAAAACATCCTTCATGCAAGTCGGATTCAGCCTTCAACGTTTATTCCTCTGAAGACAAAAACAGATTCTGCTGACAGGCTGAGATGATTTCACTGGTTACAGTGCAGTTTCTATTGTTTCAGGGATTTTTAGAATGGCAGCAAAGACTTCGGTCCAGGATTCAGATTATGACACACTTAAAGGGATGGTTAAGaacttttgaagtggggttataTTAAGTATTTATCCATAATctgtgtattacatacagtacagtttgACGGAAAGATAAAGCGGTAGAAATACTGTATAGTATATAGAACAGAATACAGCACACACCTAAACcaaattttttttaagtaggacattttttaggtggctaaaatatatttcGTCGCTGCTCCTGTCCACAGCACTACATCACTTAGCATCTGTTTTGGCACTCCTGCCgctacactgactgtggatgaGTACCTCATAcgaccccacttcaaaaatccCAACTatccttttttttatcattaacaaactCCTTATAAAGACCGAAACCAAATATGTGTGAGCCCATCTCTCCATTCTGTCTGACGGTGTATGGCTGTCAGCCATAAAACCCATTAGTTTCCCACTAagaagttttcttttttttccaaaaaggCGCTCAGTAATTTAACAAACGTTACTCAAACTGAAGTAAAAAGTCCATCTGTTTTTGACTATTTCCAGCAACACATTTAATTTGATCAGAAAAGGAGAGACGACTGGttgctctgttttatcaaacataGATCAAACCTTGTGTCAGGCGTTTGTGGAGAACGGGAAACAGCAGCACTCCAAAACGaggaaggaaatattaaaaaagcttTATTGTAGTGGCGAAATCATTAACAGAACCAACATGTTTCACCCACTGCAGGTCGTAGTCAGGGTGAccttttaatgatttagccaGGCAAGGTCGCCCCCCCCTCGTggcccaattgttgaaaaacgcacgctaaagtgccctcctgggagccaaaacatgcGCTAAactgccctcctgggagccaaaacatgcGCTAAactgccctcctgggagccaaaacgcacgctaaactgccctcctgggagccaaaacgcacgctaaacTGCCCTCCCGGTAAccaaaatgcacgctaaagtgccctcctgggagtcAAAATGCGCGCTAAACTGCCCTCCCGGGAACCAAAACGCACGTTAAAGTGTCCTCCTGGGAGTCAAAACGCGCGCTAAACTGCCCTCCCGGGAaccaaaacgcacgctaaagtgccctcctgggagtcaaaatgcacgctaaagtgtccacctgggagccaaaacgcacgctaaagtgtCCACCTGGGAaccaaaacgcacgctaaacTGCCCTCCTGGGAGTCAAAATGCGCGCTAAACTGCCCTCCCGGTAAccaaaatgcacgctaaagtgccctcctgggagtcaaaacgcacgctaaactgccctcctgggagccaaaacgcacgctaaacTGCCCTCCTGGGAaccaaaacgcacgctaaagtgccctcctgggagccaaaacgcacgctaaacTGCCCTCCCGGTAAccaaaatgcacgctaaagtgccctcctgggagtcAAAATGCGCGCTAAACTGCCCTCCCGGGAACCAAAACGCACGTTAAAGTGTCCTCCTGGGAGTCAAAACGCGCGCTAAACTGCCCTCCCGGGAaccaaaacgcacgctaaagtgccctcctgggagtcaaaatgcacgctaaagtgtccacctgggagccaaaacacacgcTAAAGTGTCcacctgggagccaaaacgcacgctaaagtgtcctcctgggagccaaaatgcgcactaaagtgcccttttttttgtcttttcacccctgcccttcaaaaagtctgtgcacgccactgCACTacaataaaggatttttaatttttccttccttgttttctatattttttgaGTTGCCTTTCTGTCCatgtttaattttctgtttaGTATTTGCAGCAGAGAGGACAGTGTACGTGGGTTTGATGAGGGAACATCAGTGCAGCAGCGTGGCTCGTTGATGTGTTGTAGACATCAGTGGAGCCCTACggcacagaggaataaaataaatctgGATTAACTTGTTAGTTGAATGTTGTTGTGtagtgtttttatctttttaaacaTGATTGGGTGATTTCTAGTTTAATGCATTCCAAACTAGCAAAGCTTTAGAGAGTGGGCGGCCAGCAGAGGTCAATGCACGAGGCTGATATCTTCGAGGGGGCTCGCCCAAAAAATGCTAAAATTTGGATTCAGGGATTAGTTCATTTTGTGGATGATGGTAGTAAGAAGAGGACAGTGGTATGTAAGATTTGCAGGTGAAAAATCAGTGACAGGACTGACAACATCCAACTTCATCAGTCCCTATAAAATTTGTGTGATCATGTCTTTTTAGAAAACTTATGAGCTTACTGACCGGTCACgtgcaaaataataaaactCAAATAAAACTCAACTTTCAAGACCACtgtcagggtgtctgcaggtcctttaaaagtcttcaaatgtcttaGATTCAATTTTAGAAATATAAGACCTTAAAGGTTTTTAAATAATTCTAAATTTGAATTTCTGGGGTCGTAATTGCTCCACACATTtcatctaatttcatttattcatcttttatttatttttctcaaaatgagtCAAACTCTGATTTGTGAAAGTTCACATTTTCTGTGGTACACATCTTCAAACCTGTGACCAGAGGTTTAGAcccaagtcacatgacttaaacTCATCAAACTCAAGTCACTAAATtgatagtctcgctcaccagacctttctcaagaaaagaaaggtctggctgggccgactctcgctttgagattggagaaaaaaacgccccggctgcttgtatttctttcaaccaatcacagtcgttctgggcggtgccacagcaacggtgcgcttgcaaaaatattgccggggggaaacaagTTTttgtgtaacacgcccacaaaaatatcatctacaggacgcgaaccatggcagaaaaatgcctacatccccgcaagatcaaacaccacaaaagttagtaaaggacatgttgaaacggttgaaaactgctacacaaccggaggtggtagggcgtgacttcagcgggtggctcgttccgcccaatgagaggctgatctctgcagcgagcttccgcccactcagacttcTAAATTGATGATTTGATGCTcgttgacaaaatcaaaaaagacttgcagctCAACTTGGattttaacaccagtgactcgTGACTTCACCTGGACTTTTGACATGAAATagcttgataccttcccccaagtTATTTAAAAAGGGTTCAAGTCCAAAAGtctataaaaaggaaaaaaaatttgGATTTAAGCATTAGCTCATGTTGCCGATGACGGTAGTAGGAAGTGAAAAGTTGTATGTCTGGCACAACATCCAACCTCATCTGTCCCCACAAAACCCACAAAGAGAGATAAGTGAACGTGTATTTTTAGCGAACTTATTAGCTTATTAGCTGGTCAAATGTGCAGTAGTTTTCATTAATGTTTGAAAAGTAAATCTCAACTTTCACACTCACTGTCTGTGTAATGGATTTAAATGTGGAAATTGATGTAGATCATCAAATCTTCATATGACGTAACTTCTCTTGCATAACAGCAGGGAATCGACTttaacttgagacttgcttgagtCTTGAACATGTGACTTACTCGCACCTCTGCCACCTCTTTGCAACACATGTCTACTGTAACTGTTTTGTATTGTATGACTTGTCTGCGTGTCGTCAGGTCTCAACCGATGGGAGGACATTGAGAAGCTGAACTTCTTCCCCAAGTTGGAGGAGGTGCGGCTGCAGGGCATCCCCTTACTGCAGACCTACACCAACGCAGAGCGACGCAGCCTCATGATTGCACAGTGAGTCTCATCCAGAGTCCCAGACAGGTTGTTTGCTCCAAACACTGAGGAGTCTTGTACACAGtgtcacacacacctgctcatGTATGTTCGTCCTCTCAGGCTCCCTTCAATATCCCTGCTAAACGGCAGTGTTGTGACGGACAGCGAGAGAGAAGACGCTGAGAGGTTCTTCATCCGTTACTACTTGGACTACCCTGAGGAGGAGCTGCCTTACAGGTGGCTCACCCTCACTGTCTATACTCCAGCTACAGTGTCATGACTCCAAGTGATATGTACGTGTGTGTCTGCTCTTAAGACTGACAGCACAACTTCCATTTTCCTCCCCAGATACCATTCCCTGGTCACCAAGTACGGGAAGCTGGAGCCACTTGCTGAGATCGACCTCCGACCTCGCTGCCGTGCCCAGGTGGAGGTTCACTGTGAGGAAAAAGTGGAGCAGGTGTGTTAAGCATTTATAACGGATTGGTCTGTATAGTTCACAGAAGTAGAACATCTTGAGGACAGAGGGCTCAGtagggacggagcacctgcagcagcaagcgaacacgccGCCTGTGGTCATTGTGACTTGACAAGCAGAAAGCCACCATGTGGAGACTTTAGACTTTGGATCATTGTGTCTTTGTCTCAGTGTTTTAAtgccaaaaatgtgaaaacgGTTTGTCTTGTGTCCTTGTGTCAGCTGAGCATCCGTTTGGACCAGACTGTAGCTGAGCTGAGGAAGCAGCTGACAACAGTGGTCCAGCTGTCCACCAACAGCATGAGGCTCTATTACATCGACAAGTGCAGCGCCTTCGGTCCGGAGGAGATGAAGTACAACAACCGGGCTCTCCACTCCTACAGCATCCAAGACGGTGACGAAATCCTGGTGGTGCCCAAGACCAAGTGAACAGCTGGTGTCCCACTGGATAATCAGAGTGACtcgttgattgattgattaattggaTTAATGTTGATTGGTTAACTGACGACATCACAAAATAATTGGAAAAAGGAACAGCATCAGCGGCCCACTGAGAGTAAAACAAGAGGATGATGTGAACGCCACCATGGAGACTGGATAGTGGACTACAGTGGGCTGCTGGGAGTCACTGGCTGGAGATGCAGCcattatgtctttatttatttcagcttTATTTGAGGGCATCCACTGGAGTTAGACAAACCTGTCACACTGGAGAACAAGCCGAGGGAGCGACTCGCAGTCAGCTAGAAGCTTGAGCAGAGGAGAGGGCGCTGCTGTACCAGCAAAGCTTCGCTGCAGCTCTGTCTCTTAGTACATGGCATGTACCATAGCACCTGCATAGGCAAGTATCCAACACCACGGGCTTGCCCACTTTTTGCAAAATCTACCATGATTAGTAGTGAGAGCGGGGAAGGACTGCTGCGCTTATCTGCACTGTTAGAGTGGGCACAATatcaggaagagcagcagctgttgaaggaaaaatccTGCCTGAAACTGTTAAATGGAGGTCATTACAGTAGCATTTTGGGGTCCATTTTGTTATTTagtggtgtgtttttttatatttttatggatAATTGCCAAAATTAGAAGATGCAGCATCACATTCAGATTATTTGAGTCAAGAGGCAAAAAGCACAGGACTGTTTTTAGAACCATAATCAACAATCAGTGTGACATTTATCATAGCATACGCAGATTTTAGAAACTTAAAGATGCCTCCCTTGAAATTCAGAAATGTATAAATACACGTACACCCCCACTGATAAATCCAGAATGTATGAATGTGCAAATATGGTAATTAATTGCAAAATTTTAACTACTGAACACAAGATCTTCCTGCCTCAATTAAAGGTCCAGATGAGCACAGAGGAACTTTCCTCCTCAAgcagatgaatgtgaaaacagtTTTCTAATTTAGTGTCGCGCCCTGCACAGTGAACATCAAACGACCAAATCgatacagggttcccacagccatggaaaacctggaaatgtCATGGAattttacagtcacatttttCCGGCCTGTAAAAGTCAATGAGATTGTTATAGTAATTTTCCGTTGATAATCCTGCACGTCATGTATGGTAATGGAAAATGGATTTTCTTTGCCTGTGAACTTGACATAGCTTTAACATGCATCGATGTGTGACAGCATTTTGTTTATCATTACTAGGGATACACGATCGGTATCGGCCGCCAAcaacttgatgatcactaaaaacAGGGTAGGAAAAAAGTGTATTGATATGGGTTTTGGTTAATGGTCAAATGAGTTTTTACATATCAGCATTTCGGGTATCTGCAAAAAATCCagtatcgtgcatccctaactATCACGTACATTTTGCTATTTTCTCCCTCATTTTTTCTGCCAGCGAGCTAGAATTATATTTGAATAGAGCTGAGgctgatatgtttgaaaaacgCTGGGCACATCTTTGCAAAGTCCTTGAAAAGATtggaaattttgtccatgaaaatatgTAGGAACCCTGTCAATAGTAAAGTTACGGTGAGGAAAACTGGAGGGAGACATTAAATAGAGAGGAAATAGATGAGGCAGGTTGATGGAAGGTTGACGatatagaaaagaaaatgacaccACTTTATGACAAAATGGCTTCAAGAGTGCAGTGATGATACACTTGTGATATTTAACAGTGTAATGAGTGTTTTAGGTTTTCCTTAATCATGTTACGTGTTttctacatgtgctttgtggactttGGGGCCATCTGTGTCCACGTTCTCGGCAGGAAGTCAAACACGTTTTCAGCGAGTGTTCGGCTTCACCAGGGTCGTCCTTTGTTACTGattctgtttgtcattttcaTGGGTAGGATCTTGAGGTGCAGTCAGGGTGGGAGAGTGTCCAGTTAGGGGAGCTCAGAATTGTGTGTCTActatttgcagatgatgtggttctgttcatcagaccgtgacctccagcatgcactggggcggtttgcagttGAATTGCCTCCTCTTAGTTGGGAGTGAGTTGCTTCCTCAATCAAAAGAGTGAGGGTGAAATGGAGAGTGGGATGGACTTGGATTGGTGTGGCGTCAGCAGTAACGCAGGTGTTGTACTGCACCTTTGTGGTGAGGAGGTAACTGTGTCAATCGACgctccaaccctcacctgtggtcatgatacgagtggctgaaatgagtttcctctgcagggtgtctgggctcagctttAGAGTTAGGGTAcagagctcggacatccggagggagttTGGAGTAGGGGCGGAGCTTaatgcaggctgttctcattcccaggtcttCAGATACCAACTCTTTGTCACCCCCCTTGGCATGTGATATCAATACCAAAGGCACCTTATAGCATTTGTTTGAGACACACTGGAT of Epinephelus lanceolatus isolate andai-2023 chromosome 4, ASM4190304v1, whole genome shotgun sequence contains these proteins:
- the tbcela gene encoding tubulin folding cofactor E-like a — protein: MEPPEVRDGRTFVEVMSEKYSPENFPLRRGPGMGVVVVPTAGPQGSPMKDRLNLPSILVLNSCGISRAGDQAEIAAFCAHVMELDLSHNKLQDWHEISKIVSNIPNLEFLNLSSNPLAGMTLGPRCAEGFSRVRRLVLNNTQVSWDTVLQLTREITELEELFLCLNEYSDVSASSVTCPTLRLLHITDNSLQDWAEVRKFGTMFPSLDTLVMANNNLASIQDSKEILQRLFPNLRSINLHNSGLNRWEDIEKLNFFPKLEEVRLQGIPLLQTYTNAERRSLMIAQLPSISLLNGSVVTDSEREDAERFFIRYYLDYPEEELPYRYHSLVTKYGKLEPLAEIDLRPRCRAQVEVHCEEKVEQLSIRLDQTVAELRKQLTTVVQLSTNSMRLYYIDKCSAFGPEEMKYNNRALHSYSIQDGDEILVVPKTK